A part of Halobacillus shinanisalinarum genomic DNA contains:
- a CDS encoding amidohydrolase, whose amino-acid sequence MTKADLILVSDAVFTGLKDKPESLAVAVRGNKILGVDTKEEIDIFIGNKTEVIDVGNKLIIPGLHDAHLHILLGSLFSDYCVSLADVKSAEEAAVKVREYAEEHPERNWIIGTGWDHTAWEEKVFPDRFILDQELPDRPVMLLHAEGHYGWVNSKALEIADITEDTKDPDYGVIYKDDKGNPTGILIETAIALTSDFAYNFSKDQYRDMVEAFLKQAAKLGVTSVNDLYASRAHEKLESYSVYKELEDEGKLSSRIHLYPPLNGQIEQANDLREKYSSEKLRLAGLKQFIDGVVTGYTAYMLDPYTDKLETKGETAYTEKQLEEWVTEADQAGFQIRFHAIGDGAVRLGLDLYEKAQQINGKRDARHALEHIEVIAPEDIPRFKQLGVMPSIQPYHMALMPRESHTTRVSEEKQQYIYPNASLIESGAKVSYSTDYPIAPLEPMKEIYHAVTRKDFTLNETWNEQEKVTLAEALKAYTSGSAYSVFREDELGTIETDKLADLVVLDCNLFEEPERKILETQVELTLMNGEVVWKKTSEEVR is encoded by the coding sequence ATGACTAAAGCTGATTTAATTCTTGTAAGTGATGCTGTTTTTACTGGATTAAAGGACAAGCCAGAATCACTGGCTGTAGCTGTTAGAGGCAACAAAATTCTTGGAGTTGACACAAAAGAGGAGATTGATATTTTTATAGGTAATAAAACAGAAGTTATAGACGTTGGGAATAAGCTTATTATTCCGGGATTACATGATGCGCACCTTCACATCTTGCTTGGGAGTTTATTCAGTGATTACTGTGTATCTTTAGCTGATGTAAAATCTGCCGAAGAAGCTGCTGTCAAAGTGAGAGAGTATGCGGAAGAGCACCCTGAAAGAAATTGGATTATTGGTACAGGGTGGGACCACACAGCATGGGAGGAAAAGGTATTCCCCGATCGTTTTATATTAGATCAGGAGCTGCCTGACCGACCAGTTATGCTTTTACATGCAGAAGGACATTATGGTTGGGTAAATTCAAAGGCACTTGAAATCGCTGATATAACAGAAGATACAAAAGACCCTGATTATGGAGTTATTTATAAAGATGATAAAGGAAATCCAACAGGTATCTTAATCGAGACAGCCATTGCTTTAACTTCAGATTTTGCTTACAATTTTTCGAAAGATCAGTATCGGGATATGGTTGAAGCTTTCTTAAAGCAGGCAGCAAAGTTAGGGGTAACATCCGTAAATGATTTGTATGCCAGTCGTGCCCATGAGAAGCTTGAATCTTATTCTGTTTACAAAGAACTAGAGGATGAAGGAAAGCTATCTAGCAGGATTCATCTTTATCCACCATTGAATGGCCAAATCGAACAAGCAAATGATCTCAGGGAGAAATACTCTTCAGAAAAACTGCGATTAGCAGGATTGAAACAATTTATTGATGGAGTAGTAACCGGTTATACAGCCTATATGCTTGACCCCTATACAGATAAATTGGAAACGAAAGGTGAAACAGCCTATACGGAAAAACAGCTTGAAGAATGGGTAACTGAAGCAGATCAAGCAGGCTTTCAAATTCGTTTTCACGCAATCGGTGATGGGGCGGTTCGTCTCGGACTGGATTTATATGAAAAAGCACAGCAGATCAATGGTAAACGGGATGCGCGTCACGCTCTTGAGCATATTGAAGTCATTGCACCAGAAGATATTCCGCGTTTTAAACAACTTGGTGTCATGCCTTCTATTCAGCCTTATCATATGGCACTTATGCCAAGAGAGAGTCATACAACCCGTGTAAGTGAAGAGAAGCAACAATATATTTACCCAAACGCATCTTTAATTGAATCAGGAGCAAAAGTTTCTTACAGCACTGATTACCCGATTGCTCCGCTTGAACCGATGAAGGAAATCTATCATGCCGTGACACGAAAAGACTTTACGCTTAATGAAACGTGGAATGAGCAGGAAAAGGTAACGTTAGCAGAAGCTTTAAAGGCATATACATCCGGTTCTGCCTATAGCGTGTTTAGAGAAGATGAGCTTGGAACAATTGAAACAGATAAACTTGCAGATTTAGTAGTATTGGATTGCAACTTGTTTGAAGAGCCTGAACGAAAAATTCTTGAAACGCAAGTAGAACTAACCTTAATGAATGGCGAAGTAGTGTGGAAAAAAACTTCTGAAGAGGTCAGATAA
- the pgmB gene encoding beta-phosphoglucomutase, which produces MTSQHIEAVVFDLDGVITDTAHYHYLAWKQLADELGIHFDESFNENLKGVSRVESLTLILANGNQADAYTNSEIEDLANRKNEYYKRLIQQLAPEDILPGMKELIEEIRSESIPVGLASVSKNAQTVLHALEIEHLFDYCADAAKIKQSKPDPEIFLTVCEALGADPAHSIGVEDAKVGVQSIQASGMFAVGVGSYLKQADLIVNDTTELSWTQVKHAYFNSQQRRGLS; this is translated from the coding sequence ATGACATCACAACACATAGAAGCCGTCGTTTTTGATCTGGATGGGGTGATAACTGATACCGCCCATTATCATTATTTAGCTTGGAAGCAGCTGGCCGATGAATTAGGGATACATTTTGATGAGAGCTTTAATGAAAACCTTAAAGGTGTAAGCCGAGTCGAGTCTCTTACACTGATTCTAGCCAATGGAAACCAGGCAGATGCTTATACAAATTCGGAAATAGAAGACTTAGCCAATCGAAAGAATGAGTACTATAAAAGATTGATCCAGCAGCTTGCTCCAGAGGACATTTTACCTGGCATGAAGGAACTTATTGAAGAGATCAGAAGTGAATCCATTCCGGTTGGGTTAGCTTCAGTCTCGAAAAATGCCCAAACCGTCCTGCATGCCTTGGAAATCGAGCACTTATTTGATTACTGTGCAGATGCAGCTAAAATTAAGCAATCGAAACCAGATCCGGAAATTTTCCTAACGGTATGTGAAGCTTTGGGAGCGGATCCTGCGCACTCGATTGGGGTCGAAGATGCAAAGGTTGGCGTTCAGTCGATCCAAGCGAGCGGTATGTTTGCGGTAGGTGTGGGATCATATCTTAAACAAGCGGATCTGATAGTAAATGATACAACAGAGCTTTCTTGGACGCAGGTTAAACACGCTTATTTCAATAGTCAGCAAAGGAGGGGACTTTCATGA
- a CDS encoding Gfo/Idh/MocA family protein — MRVAIIGGGDVAEKKHLPNYRSYEGVEVVAVLNRREEKARSFAERNQIDHAYTDLEEMLSTEKPDIVSVCTPNKYHYHHVMEALKANCHVLCEKPPSIAASEAKEMNDLAKEKGLVLAYNFQHRFSEETAILRNKVQEGMLGDIYYTKLSALRRSGVPGWGNFISKDLQGGGPLIDIGIHMLDSAFFIMGFPEVKKVTANMFQKIGPYKSEGSFGTWNPDQYGVEDSLFGSIELKNGGLIQIDTSFALHMKQTKKLNIEFAGDQAGATLYPLEIYTDEKGELVTLFEKGPADTDDRERLSIHSFIHKCLGSQEEWITNGAEGYEIQKLVEALYRSAEIGESIYL; from the coding sequence ATGAGGGTCGCGATCATTGGTGGCGGGGATGTAGCCGAGAAGAAACACCTTCCGAATTACCGGAGTTATGAAGGTGTTGAAGTCGTTGCTGTACTGAACAGAAGGGAAGAGAAGGCTCGTTCATTCGCTGAGCGCAATCAAATTGACCATGCCTACACTGACCTGGAAGAAATGCTGAGTACGGAAAAGCCGGATATCGTCAGTGTCTGCACACCGAATAAATATCATTACCATCATGTTATGGAAGCCCTGAAAGCGAATTGTCATGTGCTTTGTGAAAAACCTCCGAGTATAGCTGCTTCTGAGGCTAAAGAAATGAATGACCTAGCCAAAGAGAAAGGCTTGGTGCTAGCTTATAACTTTCAACATCGTTTTTCAGAGGAAACGGCTATTCTGCGTAACAAAGTTCAAGAAGGGATGCTTGGTGACATCTATTACACCAAGCTCTCTGCCTTAAGAAGGTCCGGTGTGCCAGGCTGGGGGAATTTTATTAGTAAAGACCTTCAAGGGGGCGGTCCCTTAATCGATATAGGCATACATATGCTGGATAGCGCTTTTTTCATCATGGGATTTCCAGAAGTGAAAAAGGTAACGGCGAACATGTTTCAGAAGATTGGACCGTATAAATCAGAAGGTTCTTTTGGCACATGGAATCCTGATCAATATGGGGTAGAAGACTCGCTGTTCGGCTCGATTGAACTTAAGAACGGCGGGTTAATCCAAATCGACACGTCCTTTGCGCTTCATATGAAACAAACGAAAAAGCTGAATATCGAGTTTGCTGGAGATCAAGCGGGTGCCACCTTGTATCCTTTAGAAATTTATACAGACGAGAAGGGTGAACTCGTAACTCTGTTTGAAAAAGGCCCTGCCGATACAGATGACCGTGAACGACTTTCGATTCATTCTTTTATCCATAAATGCTTAGGATCACAGGAAGAATGGATTACAAACGGTGCAGAAGGATATGAAATTCAGAAACTAGTTGAAGCGTTATACAGATCTGCTGAAATAGGAGAGAGTATTTATTTATGA
- a CDS encoding glycoside hydrolase family 65 protein — translation MRNLKLSEDHFDLKKLNKYATLMTLGNGYMGIRGTHEEDYPIQKRGLFVAGIYNNSSTEEPEEIVNLPDVMGMDLEIDGEVFSSLKGKTISYDRTLHMDRGELTKDVVWEREDGLRLQFTFRRLAAKHDVHVLASKVSIESLNRDVTITVRTGIDAQQTNFGRQHLLEDHVQVHDETYMQGTYTTTRSHQTIGLFSTCTYSKSCDVHFFAENRQLLCESTASLKKNEPFHMEKLNAVYTSIDQKVDELNDIGLAKVKNLSEEGYERILQQSENTWKDFWNERRIEIHSSNPMDQQAIDFAQYHLEIMAPKHNPNLSVAAKGLTGEGYKGHVFWDAEIFVLPYHLYNDPKAAKQLLEYRYNRLPEARERAKANGHEGAQFPWESARTGKEETPAYAAINIKTGERQKVASALAEHHIVADIAYAVLHFYHVTDDEEFMTAKGLTMLEETSKFWLSRTSERDGQLHLLNVIGPDEYTEFIDNNAYTNYMAHHVVKQTLQVLDTFNKLDEEFRKAAEDFLNRLYLPKENADQLIPQDDTFLRKPAIDLSKYKKNQGSQSILLDYSRGEVNEMQILKQADVVMLLYLFPDIFSKEVVEKNFTYYEDKTIHDSSLSKAIHSILAMRCDQEELACQLFQEACLIDLGPNPHSSDEGIHAASLGSIWLAVFSFLNLSFEQEGIKLNPTLPAAWSSFKLPFHYKGRKITVEMNQNTLCIEKVGGDPIDAEIGKQHYRLIDQLEIPLHRDNELHKERT, via the coding sequence ATGAGGAATTTGAAGCTTTCCGAAGACCATTTCGATCTCAAAAAACTAAACAAATATGCGACGCTCATGACACTCGGAAATGGATACATGGGCATTCGGGGCACACATGAGGAAGACTATCCTATTCAAAAGCGTGGATTATTTGTCGCAGGCATTTATAACAATTCGAGCACAGAAGAACCTGAGGAAATAGTAAATCTCCCAGATGTCATGGGGATGGACCTGGAAATTGATGGAGAAGTCTTTTCTTCATTGAAAGGAAAAACGATTTCTTATGACCGAACACTCCATATGGATAGAGGAGAACTAACAAAGGATGTTGTTTGGGAAAGAGAAGATGGCCTGCGTCTGCAATTTACGTTTCGCAGACTAGCTGCTAAACATGATGTCCATGTGCTAGCTTCAAAAGTGAGTATTGAGAGCTTGAACAGGGACGTAACGATTACAGTGCGGACAGGCATTGATGCGCAGCAAACGAACTTTGGCCGCCAGCATTTGCTGGAAGATCATGTTCAAGTCCATGACGAAACCTATATGCAAGGTACGTATACAACAACACGATCGCATCAAACCATTGGCTTATTCTCGACATGCACCTATTCAAAGAGCTGTGATGTCCATTTTTTTGCGGAAAATCGCCAGCTGCTATGTGAATCTACGGCTTCATTGAAGAAAAATGAACCATTTCATATGGAAAAACTCAATGCGGTGTATACAAGTATCGATCAAAAAGTTGACGAGTTAAACGATATCGGTTTAGCGAAGGTGAAAAATTTATCGGAAGAAGGATATGAACGGATTCTACAACAATCAGAAAACACTTGGAAGGATTTCTGGAACGAACGGCGAATTGAGATCCATTCCAGCAACCCCATGGATCAGCAGGCGATTGATTTTGCCCAGTATCACTTGGAGATTATGGCTCCGAAACATAACCCTAATCTTAGTGTGGCAGCTAAAGGATTAACGGGTGAAGGCTATAAAGGACACGTTTTCTGGGATGCGGAAATCTTCGTCTTACCTTATCATCTTTACAATGATCCTAAGGCAGCTAAACAATTGCTGGAATACCGGTATAATAGATTACCAGAAGCCAGAGAGCGAGCGAAGGCAAATGGACATGAGGGTGCCCAGTTTCCATGGGAGAGTGCACGAACGGGCAAGGAAGAGACCCCTGCTTATGCGGCCATCAATATAAAAACTGGCGAACGGCAAAAAGTGGCCTCAGCCTTAGCGGAGCATCACATTGTAGCCGATATCGCCTATGCTGTTCTCCATTTTTATCACGTAACCGATGACGAGGAGTTCATGACCGCGAAAGGGCTAACGATGCTTGAAGAAACGAGCAAGTTTTGGCTGAGCCGCACATCAGAACGTGACGGACAACTGCACCTTTTAAATGTCATCGGTCCAGATGAATATACAGAGTTTATTGATAACAACGCTTATACGAATTACATGGCCCATCATGTTGTAAAACAAACGCTGCAAGTATTGGATACATTCAACAAGCTAGATGAAGAATTTCGAAAGGCAGCGGAAGATTTTCTAAACCGATTGTATTTACCGAAAGAGAACGCTGACCAGCTTATTCCCCAAGATGATACGTTTTTAAGAAAACCTGCGATTGACTTATCCAAGTATAAAAAGAATCAAGGCAGCCAATCGATCCTGCTTGATTACTCCAGAGGCGAAGTAAACGAGATGCAAATCTTGAAGCAAGCGGATGTTGTCATGCTGTTATATCTGTTCCCTGATATATTTTCTAAAGAAGTGGTCGAGAAGAACTTTACGTATTATGAAGATAAAACGATCCATGATTCTTCGCTAAGTAAAGCAATTCATTCCATTTTGGCGATGAGATGTGATCAAGAGGAACTGGCCTGCCAACTCTTCCAGGAAGCGTGCTTAATTGATCTCGGACCGAACCCTCACTCTTCAGATGAAGGGATTCATGCGGCCTCATTAGGTTCCATCTGGTTAGCTGTCTTTAGCTTCTTGAATTTATCGTTTGAACAGGAAGGGATTAAACTGAATCCTACGCTTCCTGCAGCATGGTCTTCCTTTAAACTGCCCTTTCATTATAAAGGCAGAAAAATTACGGTAGAGATGAATCAGAATACGTTATGCATTGAGAAAGTTGGGGGAGACCCAATTGATGCCGAAATTGGGAAGCAACATTATCGTTTAATTGATCAACTTGAAATTCCCCTGCATAGGGATAATGAATTGCACAAAGAAAGGACTTAA
- a CDS encoding alpha-amylase family glycosyl hydrolase translates to MKEELIDQIADHLEDIYGKKDVEVINKFQRLIEQWSRKKWTAPAAPTEQNIYLITYGDSIYEEGGPTLPTLHQFLKEEVGDTITDVHLLPMFPYTSDDGFSVSDYRTIHPELGDWSDIQNFSDDYRLMFDFVANHMSQSSEWFRKYLEDDPTYKDFFIPKDPEFNSEHVVRPRTSPLYHEYGTEGKTAWTTFSKDQVDVNFSNPDVLIEMTDILLSYAHQGATSIRLDAIGFIWKESGTSCIHLPQAHAIIQLWNTVMNAFQPHTQIITETNVPHVENISYFGSGANEANMVYQFTLPPLVLYSFMKHDASKLTQWAQTIEPVSKEATYFNFLASHDGIGMRPTEGLLKEDEKQELINQVKVNGGDVSYKSNPDGSQSVYELNINYSEALKNKEEDLTVEDEVQKMLAAHSVLLSVIGVPAIYYHSLLGSKNDEEGMAESGIPRRINREKLQVDTIHEELQTDPRRSGIFSGLQEMIEIRKKEAAFSPYADQEVLDLDPRLFALKRISPSSGEEVFFVVNTSREEVEVPLPFKGTDLFDNRKVEGSVVLSRYGYTWVKKFMI, encoded by the coding sequence ATGAAAGAAGAACTTATCGATCAGATTGCCGATCATCTTGAAGATATTTATGGCAAGAAGGATGTCGAGGTGATAAATAAATTCCAAAGGCTGATTGAACAATGGTCAAGAAAAAAGTGGACTGCCCCAGCTGCGCCGACAGAACAGAACATTTACCTCATTACATATGGTGACAGCATATATGAAGAGGGGGGACCAACTCTCCCGACATTACACCAATTTTTGAAGGAAGAAGTCGGCGACACCATTACCGATGTTCACCTCTTACCGATGTTCCCTTACACTTCGGATGATGGTTTTTCCGTAAGCGACTATAGAACGATTCATCCAGAGTTAGGGGACTGGAGTGACATTCAGAACTTTTCCGATGATTATCGGTTGATGTTTGATTTTGTAGCCAACCATATGTCGCAATCCAGCGAATGGTTTCGAAAGTATCTTGAAGATGATCCGACGTATAAAGACTTCTTTATCCCTAAGGATCCAGAGTTTAATAGTGAGCATGTGGTCAGACCTAGAACCTCGCCACTCTATCATGAATACGGCACGGAAGGCAAAACAGCCTGGACAACCTTTAGCAAGGATCAAGTAGACGTTAACTTTTCGAATCCTGATGTGCTAATTGAAATGACAGATATCCTGCTGTCCTATGCCCATCAAGGGGCAACCAGTATCCGGTTAGATGCGATCGGCTTTATATGGAAGGAATCAGGAACGTCCTGCATTCACTTGCCACAGGCTCATGCCATTATTCAGTTATGGAATACGGTCATGAATGCATTTCAACCCCATACCCAAATCATTACAGAGACGAACGTTCCACATGTAGAAAATATCAGCTACTTTGGGAGCGGAGCGAATGAAGCCAACATGGTGTACCAGTTTACACTGCCCCCACTGGTTCTTTATAGTTTCATGAAGCATGATGCATCAAAGCTAACTCAGTGGGCTCAAACCATTGAACCCGTTTCGAAGGAAGCTACTTATTTCAATTTCCTTGCCAGTCACGATGGCATAGGTATGCGCCCTACAGAAGGATTGTTGAAGGAAGACGAAAAGCAGGAGCTCATCAATCAAGTAAAAGTAAACGGCGGAGATGTTTCGTATAAAAGTAATCCAGACGGAAGCCAATCTGTCTATGAGCTAAACATCAATTATTCGGAAGCCTTAAAGAATAAGGAAGAAGACCTTACCGTAGAAGATGAAGTACAAAAGATGCTAGCGGCCCATTCCGTGTTACTATCCGTCATCGGTGTACCCGCTATTTACTATCACTCCTTATTAGGGTCAAAAAATGATGAGGAGGGGATGGCGGAGTCAGGGATTCCACGGCGAATTAATAGAGAAAAACTCCAAGTTGATACGATTCATGAAGAACTCCAAACGGATCCACGCCGGTCCGGTATTTTTTCAGGTCTTCAAGAAATGATAGAAATTCGAAAAAAAGAAGCAGCCTTTTCACCGTATGCGGATCAAGAAGTGCTTGATTTAGATCCCCGTCTTTTTGCATTAAAAAGAATTTCACCTAGTTCAGGGGAGGAAGTTTTCTTTGTCGTTAACACCTCAAGAGAAGAGGTTGAGGTGCCCTTGCCATTCAAAGGAACTGACTTATTCGATAATAGAAAGGTAGAAGGTTCTGTTGTGCTTTCACGTTATGGATATACGTGGGTCAAGAAATTTATGATATAG
- a CDS encoding APC family permease: MSETKEMKRSLKLIHIVLFGFSFMALATVFSTYGIAAQLSHGMVPGAYLVALIVMLFTAYSYGQMSKAIPSAGSAYAYTQRSINPYVGFLVGWSILMDYLFIPMVNYLLFGIFFSAAFPTIPKYVWILGILVLVTLTNMRGVKLATKANALITIFSISFILLFIGLSIEEVLGGAGTGTLLSLKPFYNPEESISFIVAGAALLCFSFLGFDSATTFAEETINPEKTIPRAVFIITLVGGVIFIAVSYFAQNVWPAYETFTNPDSAAHEIITFVGGKTFASLFLAIYAITAFGSAMSSQASAARVLYAMGRDGQLPKKFFGALHSKYNTPVNNILLISAISLLALFLSLSLVASFINFGAFLAFTGVNISVIAFYFIKRKERSKKGIVLYLIIPSIGALLDLWLLINLDVNSLVLGGIWFALGFIYMAILTKGFKQKPPGMDLSA; this comes from the coding sequence ATGTCAGAAACGAAGGAAATGAAAAGATCTCTAAAGCTTATTCATATTGTGTTATTTGGTTTTTCGTTTATGGCTCTTGCTACGGTCTTTAGCACATACGGTATCGCTGCCCAATTGTCACATGGAATGGTACCTGGGGCTTATTTAGTTGCCCTTATTGTCATGCTTTTTACAGCATATAGTTATGGTCAGATGTCAAAAGCCATTCCATCAGCCGGGTCAGCATATGCTTATACACAAAGATCAATAAATCCGTACGTAGGATTTCTTGTTGGTTGGTCCATTCTGATGGATTATTTATTCATTCCAATGGTTAATTACTTGCTATTCGGTATTTTCTTTTCTGCAGCCTTTCCAACTATTCCTAAGTATGTTTGGATACTAGGAATACTCGTCTTAGTTACCTTGACAAACATGAGAGGTGTGAAATTAGCGACTAAAGCGAACGCTTTGATCACCATTTTTTCTATTTCGTTTATCCTTCTTTTTATAGGTTTATCTATTGAAGAAGTTCTAGGAGGAGCAGGAACCGGTACTTTACTATCTTTAAAACCATTTTATAACCCCGAAGAGTCAATTTCGTTTATTGTAGCTGGTGCGGCTCTTTTATGTTTTTCATTTCTTGGGTTTGATTCAGCTACAACTTTTGCGGAGGAAACTATCAATCCCGAAAAAACGATCCCTCGTGCCGTCTTTATCATCACGCTCGTTGGAGGAGTCATTTTTATTGCCGTTTCATACTTTGCTCAAAATGTCTGGCCAGCATATGAAACGTTTACAAACCCCGATTCCGCTGCTCATGAGATCATTACTTTTGTGGGAGGAAAGACATTTGCTTCCTTATTTCTGGCTATATATGCTATTACAGCTTTTGGTTCGGCCATGTCTTCACAAGCAAGTGCAGCCCGAGTGTTATATGCTATGGGTCGAGATGGACAACTCCCCAAAAAGTTCTTCGGCGCTCTGCACTCGAAATATAACACACCAGTAAATAACATTTTATTAATTAGTGCCATCTCCCTTCTCGCCTTGTTTTTAAGCTTATCCTTAGTCGCCTCATTTATTAATTTCGGGGCATTTCTAGCATTTACAGGCGTCAACATCTCTGTCATTGCCTTCTATTTTATAAAAAGAAAAGAACGTTCTAAGAAAGGTATAGTCCTGTATTTGATTATCCCATCTATTGGAGCTCTACTAGACCTATGGCTGCTGATTAACTTGGATGTTAATTCGCTAGTACTTGGTGGGATTTGGTTCGCCCTGGGCTTTATCTATATGGCCATCTTAACGAAAGGATTTAAACAAAAGCCGCCTGGAATGGATCTGTCGGCTTAA